In the genome of Magnolia sinica isolate HGM2019 chromosome 2, MsV1, whole genome shotgun sequence, one region contains:
- the LOC131237255 gene encoding protein POLLENLESS 3-LIKE 2, whose amino-acid sequence MMQDLWNAPLGTRPSKSAPCSPVKPLLRTRSESFHVAHKVPIGDTPYVKAKQVQLVDKDPEKAIALFWAAINAGDRVDSALKDMAIVMKQQNRAEEAIEAIKSLRARCSEQAQESLDNILLDLYKRCGRLDDQIALLKHKLYLIQQGMAFNGKRTKTARSQGKKFQVSVEQEATRLLGNLGWAFMQQQNYVEAEAAYRRALTIAPDNNKMCNLGICLMKQGRITEAKETLRQVKPAMADGPRGVDSHLKAFERAQEMLQDLESELMNNGQDQFKQTQLFNAFLGSSSIWEPQPCKDPTIPFVPNSSKPHDDFPDENFDVNRINRGAVDNRIQPCPLQKFMGPAQNSLNSKAPPFYSKLIKDTTSIQFHDLLGGLKRTRSSCNNAGPINKHEIEKSKKPPMSGSEPLDHKARRRSLSSEEIDKKWIDLLPDSEALDDAIMAAVLAPVLETTTVANTTDLRNLNKKRLKVFQDITLSLSPRA is encoded by the exons ATGATGCAGGATCTATGGAATGCTCCCCTCGGAACGAGGCCTTCAAAATCAGCTCCATGTTCGCCGGTGAAGCCTCTCCTACGAACGCGCTCTGAATCCTTCCACGTGGCCCACAAAGTCCCAATTGGTGATACTCCTTACGTCAAGGCAAAACAGGTTCAG TTAGTGGACAAGGACCCTGAGAAGGCAATTGCGCTGTTTTGGGCGGCCATTAATGCTGGAGACAGAGTCGATAGTGCTCTGAAAGACATGGCTATTGTTATGAAGCAACAGAACAGGGCAGAGGAGGCTATCGAAGCGATTAAGTCATTGAGAGCGCGGTGTTCGGAACAGGCCCAAGAGTCTTTGGATAATATACTTCTCGATCTTTACAAG aggTGTGGGAGATTAGATGATCAAATTGCTCTGTTGAAGCACAAATTGTATTTGATACAGCAAGGGATGGCCTTCAATGGGAAGCGCACGAAGACGGCTCGATCTCAAGGGAAGAAATTTCAGGTTTCTGTTGAGCAAGAAGCGACTAGACTGCTG GGGAATTTGGGATGGGCATTCATGCAGCAGCAGAACTACGTAGAAGCAGAAGCAGCTTACAGAAGAGCACTTACAATAGCACCAGACAATAACAAAATGTGCAACTTGGGCATTTGcctgatgaagcaagggagaATCACTGAGGCTAAAGAAACACTTCGGCAAGTGAAACCAGCTATGGCAGATGGTCCGAGGGGTGTGGATTCCCATCTCAAAGCTTTTGAAAGAGCTCAAGAAATGCTTCAGGACCTTGAATCTGAACTCATGAATAATGGTCAAGATCAATTCAAGCAAACTCAGCTTTTCAATGCCTTCCTGGGTTCTTCATCTATTTGGGAACCTCAACCTTGCAAAGATCCCACCATTCCTTTTGTCCCAAACTCATCGAAACCACATGATGATTTTCCTGATGAGAATTTTGACGTAAACAGAATAAACAGAGGGGCAGTAGATAATAGAATTCAACCTTGCCCATTACAGAAATTCATGGGTCCCGCCCAAAATTCCCTCAACAGCAAGGCACCCCCATTTTATTCCAAGTTAATAAAGGACACGACTTCAATCCAATTTCATGATCTTCTTGGTGGCCTCAAGCGGACCAGGTCCTCCTGCAACAATGCTGGTCCAATcaacaagcatgaaattgagaaaTCTAAGAAACCACCCATGAGTGGTTCAGAGCCGCTGGATCATAAGGCCAGAAGACGGTCTCTTTCTTCTGAAGAAATCGACAAGAAGTGGATAGACTTATTGCCAGACAGTGAAGCATTAGATGATGCAATTATGGCGGCAGTTCTTGCTCCTGTTCTTGAGACGACAACAGTGGCGAATACGACAGACCTAAGAAATCTCAACAAAAAGAGGCTTAAGGTTTTTCAGGACATCACACTATCTTTGAGCCCAAGAGCATGA